A single window of Solanum dulcamara chromosome 5, daSolDulc1.2, whole genome shotgun sequence DNA harbors:
- the LOC129888663 gene encoding uncharacterized protein LOC129888663, whose translation MAKLSVAVLFLFFTLSIARTPLTQPENDVTHLKLPSENDVILPELPHTLPESDDSAVNVNIPSKSDHEDTRSVHSVPLTLVRFRPINRRFRFRSSLPFRLCHHLKPGSQRQIPFGNDMILPSKRNIDFDKFVYRIGVRQIPSDRFSFRRHQYNDKKIWKFLYDREKFGGMKLKDQLPHHHHHHDDNEDNDHEQRMISKLQINLENQGNFDEIKSKNENQFHAHHVNDVADERSKLYAKHYEMKLRNRFHYNNGEEEEKAKEENKWHKREKKKGGFMRGIRKFLHQYFD comes from the coding sequence ATGGCGAAACTCTCCGTCGCTGTCCTTTTCCTCTTCTTCACCCTCTCAATTGCTCGTACTCCATTAACTCAGCCGGAAAATGACGTCACGCACCTCAAACTTCCTTCGGAAAATGACGTTATCCTCCCTGAACTTCCTCATACTCTACCGGAATCGGATGATTCTGCGGTTAATGTTAACATCCCTAGTAAGTCCGATCACGAAGATACTCGTTCCGTCCATTCAGTGCCGTTGACCTTAGTCAGATTCCGGCCGATCAACCGTCGATTCAGGTTTCGTTCTAGTCTACCGTTCCGCCTATGTCACCACCTGAAGCCGGGATCACAGCGTCAGATCCCTTTTGGTAATGATATGATACTGCCTTCTAAGAGAAACATTGACTTCGATAAGTTTGTCTATCGTATTGGAGTGCGTCAGATTCCATCGGATCGGTTCAGTTTCCGCCGCCACCAGTACAATGATAAGAAGATCTGGAAGTTTCTATACGATCGCGAGAAGTTTGGGGGAATGAAATTGAAGGATCAATTACCTCACCACCACCATCACCATGACGATAACGAAGACAATGATCACGAACAGAGGATGATATCGAAGTTGCAAATCAATCTCGAGAATCAAGGtaattttgatgaaattaaatcaaaaaatgaaaatcaattCCATGCTCATCATGTTAATGATGTGGCTGACGAAAGATCAAAGCTTTATGCGAAGCACTATGAAATGAAATTGAGGAATCGTTTTCATTATAACAatggtgaagaagaagaaaaagctaAGGAAGAGAATAAGTGGCATAAGAGGGAAAAGAAGAAAGGTGGATTCATGAGAGGTATTCGTAAGTTCTTGCATCAGTACTTCGATTGA